Proteins from a single region of Drosophila biarmipes strain raj3 chromosome 3R, RU_DBia_V1.1, whole genome shotgun sequence:
- the LOC108026061 gene encoding uncharacterized protein LOC108026061, translating into MVHRVLTWLLLLLTLVFTVDLVVSHTRNIYSSDGSSLEFSRSIKISDENSNSSFTPLSRSKRVAIYNGQGIVKFVPSLAYPIKQTDKEQSFWWFVNVQGQWIPTTVPLYWWSFWNTTAFVSTAREWRKDMQAKVLHDEARSWVYNAIEIGMEQLDGAYGGVCLLRSICEIAQKPFQNSNIFSEIVNAVLVPSLDNVGIKYLHARDAGRGGADCERTYSDCNPLLWTLVKNMAKNPL; encoded by the exons GTATTCACTGTCGATCTGGTGGTGAGCCACACCAGGAATATCTATAGTTCAGATGGAAGTAGCTTGGAATTTAGCAGAAGTATCAAAATATCTGATGAAAATAGTAACAGCAGCTTTACTCCTCTGAGTCGATCGAAGCGTGTGGCCATCTACAATGGCCAGGGCATTGTCAAG TTTGTCCCGAGCCTGGCATACCCCATCAAGCAGACCGACAAGGAGCAATCCTTTTGGTGGTTCGTCAACGTGCAGGGCCAGTGGATACCCACCACCGTTCCGCTCTACTGGTGGAGCTTTTGGAACACCACTGCCTTTGTGTCCACGGCCCGTGAGTGGCGCAAGGACATGCAGGCGAAGGTTTTGCACGACGAGGCCCGATCCTGGGTGTACAATGCCATCGAAATAGGCATGGAGCA ATTGGATGGAGCTTATGGAGGAGTCTGCCTGCTGAGAAGCATCTGCGAAATCGCCCAGAAACCCTTTCAGAACAGCAATATCTTCAGCGAGATTGTGAACGCTGTGTTGGT acCTAGCTTGGACAATGTGGGCATAAAGTACTTGCACGCCCGGGATGCCGGACGCGGAGGAGCCGACTGCGAGCGGACCTACAGCGACTGCAACCCGCTGCTCTGGACCCTGGTCAAGAACATGGCCAAGAACCCTCTTTAA
- the LOC108026060 gene encoding uncharacterized protein LOC108026060, with product MALSGVNPSRALLLRPASLVKGAVNSCVRFASGCEKGEGENRCPKVLTKFPCGKPDIQAPPKKKPKMVQSVSMWLNPFCDPEDTTCPFNPRFDDIYYVESDKAKRKYWQTWVACPPIQIKPKKICCFAKAKPAPIKRRKPSFKPSTACPQPCPDAREEACPRLARRCHRDGRRPPSCKRERGPLPCVKPRTPYPSFSECQRLRPDALPLKECTCLVKPMLCEVWAEFRRRAICKKNN from the coding sequence ATGGCATTGAGTGGCGTGAATCCCTCTCGGGCCCTGCTCCTCCGTCCCGCCTCCCTGGTGAAGGGTGCGGTGAACAGCTGTGTGCGATTCGCATCCGGTTGCGAGAAGGGCGAGGGAGAGAACCGATGTCCCAAGGTACTGACCAAGTTCCCCTGCGGCAAACCCGACATCCAGGCGCCGCCCAAGAAGAAGCCCAAGATGGTGCAGTCCGTTTCGATGTGGCTCAATCCGTTCTGCGATCCCGAGGACACGACCTGTCCGTTCAATCCGCGCTTCGACGACATCTACTACGTGGAGTCGGACAAGGCCAAGCGAAAGTACTGGCAGACGTGGGTGGCCTGTCCGCCCATCCAGATCAAGCCCAAGAAGATTTGCTGCTTTGCCAAGGCCAAGCCGGCGCCCATCAAGCGCAGGAAGCCCTCGTTCAAGCCTTCCACAGCCTGTCCCCAGCCCTGTCCGGATGCCAGGGAGGAGGCGTGTCCCCGGCTGGCCCGTCGCTGCCATCGCGATGGTCGCCGACCCCCATCGTGCAAGCGGGAACGCGGACCCCTGCCCTGCGTGAAGCCCCGTACCCCGTATCCCTCGTTCTCCGAGTGCCAGCGCCTCAGGCCCGACGCCCTGCCTCTGAAGGAGTGCACCTGCCTGGTGAAACCGATGCTCTGCGAGGTCTGGGCCGAGTTCCGCCGCAGAGCCATCTGCAAAAAGAATAACTAA